In Zonotrichia leucophrys gambelii isolate GWCS_2022_RI chromosome 8, RI_Zleu_2.0, whole genome shotgun sequence, one genomic interval encodes:
- the FMO1 gene encoding flavin-containing monooxygenase 1 gives MRVAVVGAGVSGLAATKCCLDEGLEPTCFEQSQDIGGVWRYTEHIEAGRPSLYPSVISNTSKEMSAFSDFPFPEHFPVFLPNALLLDYLRRYSEHFGLREHIRFGSTVVSIRQHPDFATTGQWNVVTEAGGKQTSHVFDAVMVCSGNFSEPSLPLQCFPGIEGFRGQYFHSRQYKHPDVFQGKRVLVVGMGNSGVDIAVEASRVAAKVMISTTRGAWLLSRVFEHGYPWDMILNTRLMTLIKTNLPGPLSWWFLNYKVNQWFNHANYGLQPENSWLVREPVLNDDLPSYILTGRITIKPGVKEFKDNSVVFHNCPEEEPIDIVVFCTGYTVSFPFLEESIVRVENKHASLYKYVFPPQLQKPTLAVLGLIKPLGAIMPVAEMQARWVSRVFKGLCQLPPQAVMEKEVNEKKKNQIQWFGLTFDEVLKTEWLVYLDTLASFIGAKPSVLGLLCTDPRLALTIFFGPCSPYQYRLGGPGRWQGARQAILTQWDRVLKPTRTRVPAGSSSSFLSLLTVVGLLLLLAAVIFGFL, from the exons atgCGAGTGGCCGTGGTGGGCGCGGGGGTCAGCGGGCTGGCAGCCACCAAATGCTGCCTGGACGAGGGGCTGGAGCCCACCTGCTTCGAGCAGAGCCAGGACATCGGAGGGGTCTGGCGCTACACG gagcacaTCGAGGCCGGCCGGCCCAGCCTGTACCCATCAGTGATCAGCAACACCTCCAAGGAGATGTCTGCCTTCTCTGACTTCCCCTTCCCCGAGCACTTCCCCGTGTTCCTGCCCAATGCCCTGCTCCTGGACTACCTCCGGCGCTACAGCGAGCACTTCGGCCTGAGGGAGCACATCAGATTTGGG AGCACCGTTGTCAGCATCCGTCAGCACCCTGACTTTGCCACCACGGGCCAGTGGAATGTGGTCACGGAGGCAGGGGGGAAGCAGACATCACATGTCTTTGATGCTGTTATGGTTTGCAGCGGCAATTTCTCGGAGCCATCCCTCCCCCTGCAGTGTTTTCCTG GCATCGAGGGGTTCCGAGGGCAGTACTTCCACAGCAGGCAGTACAAGCATCCTGACGTGTTCCAGGGCAAGCGTGTCCTCGTGGTGGGCATGGGCAACTCGGGAGTGGACATCGCCGTGGAGGCCAGCCGGGTCGCTGCAAAG GTGATGATTAGCACCACTCGAGGAGCCTGGCTGCTCAGCCGTGTGTTTGAGCACGGCTACCCTTGGGATATGATTTTAAACACTCGCCTGATGACCCTGATCAAAACCAACCTCCCTGGACCCCTTTCATGGTGGTTTCTTAATTATAAGGTGAACCAGTGGTTCAACCATGCAAACTATGGCCTTCAGCCAGAGAACAG CTGGCTGGTGCGGGAGCCCGTGCTGAACGATGATCTCCCGAGCTACATCCTGACAGGCAGGATCACCATCAAGCCAGGTGTGAAGGAGTTCAAGGACAACTCAGTGGTTTTCCACAACTGCCCTGAGGAGGAGCCCATCGACATTGTTGTCTTCTGCACGGGCTACACcgtctccttccccttcctggaAGAATCCATCGTCAGGGTGGAGAACAAGCACGCGTCCCTCTACAAATACGTGTTCCCACCCCAGCTGCAGAAGCCCACCCTGGCTGTCCTTGGGCTGATTAAGCCCTTAGGAGCCATCATGCCCGTGGCAGAGATGCAGGCACGCTGGGTGAGCCGTGTCTTCAAAG GCCTGTGTCAGTTGCCTCCCCAGGCTGTCATGGAGAAGGAAGTaaatgagaagaagaaaaaccaaatcCAATG GTTTGGCCTGACCTTTGACGAAGTGCTCAAAACCGAGTGGCTGGTCTACCTGGACACCCTGGCCTCCTTCATTGGTGCCAAGCCCAgcgtgctggggctgctctgcacagaccCAAGGCTGGCTCTCACCATCTTCTTTGGGCCCTGCTCCCCCTACCAGTACAGGCTGGGGGGTCCTGGGCGCTGGCAGGGGGCACGGCAGGCCATCCTCACCCAGTGGGACCGCGTCCTGAAGCCCACCAGAACACGAGTCCCTGctggctcctccagctccttcctgtctCTCCTTACTGTGGTGGGACTccttctgctcctggctgctgtgatTTTTGGTTTCTTATAA